From a single Rhodothermales bacterium genomic region:
- the tadA gene encoding Flp pilus assembly complex ATPase component TadA produces the protein MNPTLKEILARQAAGKTEVEASPKSSPVADRGPISGVAARTPESAGPSVSSRPTLIPPLPKVAKEVGDSVPYSKMGDERIEFLMDQVRSLGDKERTAMRIHIEHLLKHMIDINASDIDMGGPASNNLIWYRVDGEKRPDEGMGRYTINESNVLLLNVLSRRQTETLLEKRSLDFSYQLPIEGKDGRRRRFRATMYFDLDDLGLNMRAIQDTLRPLKSLKFHPLIERGLMFRHVRDGLTLVTGVTGSGKSTTLDAIIDENNKDTAGHVVIVSKPIEFMHVSKKCIVRHREVGKDVPSFKEGIVQSLRQDPDIVVIGEIRDPATISSALEITDSGHKVFTTLHTSSAVESIDRIIGEYPPDEQDRIRNRLADVLRCIISQKLPPKIGGGRVLAKEVLWMTPSAAAAIKNNNQGEIYQMMWESNGHGQTTLEQDLAKLLKQGLISAETAMDYANNKRRLKQLLG, from the coding sequence ATGAATCCGACCCTGAAGGAAATACTTGCCCGGCAGGCTGCCGGCAAGACCGAAGTTGAGGCGTCGCCGAAGTCTTCCCCGGTTGCGGATCGCGGGCCGATCTCAGGCGTCGCCGCCAGGACACCGGAATCTGCAGGTCCGTCCGTATCGTCCCGACCGACCCTCATTCCGCCGCTTCCGAAGGTCGCAAAGGAAGTTGGTGATTCGGTGCCCTACTCGAAAATGGGCGATGAGCGAATCGAATTCCTGATGGATCAGGTCCGGTCTCTGGGCGATAAGGAGCGCACCGCAATGCGCATCCACATTGAGCATTTACTCAAGCACATGATCGATATCAACGCGTCTGATATCGACATGGGAGGCCCGGCAAGCAACAACCTGATCTGGTATCGCGTGGACGGCGAAAAGCGTCCCGACGAGGGCATGGGTCGCTACACCATCAACGAGTCAAACGTTCTGCTTCTCAACGTGCTCAGTCGTCGCCAGACCGAGACGTTGCTTGAGAAGAGATCGCTTGATTTCTCGTACCAGCTTCCCATCGAAGGAAAGGACGGCCGACGCCGTCGTTTCCGTGCGACAATGTACTTCGATCTGGATGATCTTGGCTTGAACATGCGTGCCATTCAGGACACGCTGCGTCCGTTGAAGAGTCTCAAGTTTCATCCTCTCATTGAACGCGGCCTCATGTTCCGGCACGTTCGCGACGGGCTGACCCTGGTGACGGGTGTAACCGGTTCCGGCAAGAGCACGACGCTGGACGCCATCATTGACGAGAACAACAAAGACACTGCTGGCCACGTGGTCATCGTCAGTAAGCCGATCGAGTTCATGCACGTATCGAAGAAGTGCATCGTGCGTCACCGTGAAGTCGGAAAGGACGTCCCGTCCTTCAAAGAGGGGATCGTGCAATCGCTTCGTCAGGACCCGGACATCGTCGTCATCGGTGAGATCCGCGATCCAGCAACGATATCCTCGGCTCTCGAAATCACCGACTCCGGTCACAAGGTCTTTACGACACTTCACACGTCATCCGCTGTCGAAAGCATTGACAGAATCATTGGCGAGTATCCACCGGACGAGCAGGATCGTATTCGCAACCGTCTCGCGGACGTGCTGCGGTGCATTATCTCTCAGAAACTGCCTCCCAAGATCGGTGGTGGCCGGGTGCTTGCAAAAGAAGTGCTGTGGATGACGCCATCTGCGGCAGCTGCGATAAAGAACAACAACCAGGGCGAGATCTATCAGATGATGTGGGAGAGCAACGGTCACGGCCAGACCACACTCGAGCAGGATCTCGCAAAGCTTCTTAAGCAGGGTCTCATTAGCGCCGAAACAGCTATGGACTACGCCAATAACAAGCGTCGCCTCAAGCAGTTGCTCGGTTGA